acttatttcttaggtaaataataaactaattatatatatatatacctgtgctggaatccatgttaatttagttcccttagattgtccacctagtctcttgtaactccgaaaagcactacacattcgataaaatatgcaattatatatactttgtttacacatgtaaatgcaaagaatattttacatgtaagtgcaattatatactttgtttacacatgtaaatgcaattatatacgtagtagtcacatttaaggctaattgggtcgtacgttctaggtcatttttaggcaaaaattatgttttcgaacccaactttgaaccaaagaacctaaggaatgttttcaaacttattacacgtctcatatgcatagttataactttgtaaggccctttacaatctattatttcacatttaaggctatttgggtcgtcctaggtcatttttaggcaaaaatgatgttttcgaacccaactttgaaccaaagaacctaaggaatgttttcaaacttattacacgtctcatatgcatagttataactttgtaaggccctttacaatctattatttcacatttaaggctatttgggtcgtcctaggtcatttttaggcaaaaatgatgttttcgaacccaactttgaaccaaagaacctaaggaatgttttcaaacttattacacgtctcatatgcatagttataactttgtaaggccctttacaatctattatttcacatttaaggctatttgggtcgtcctaggtcatttttaggcaaaaatgatgttttcgaacccaactttgaaccaaagaacctaaggaatgttttcaaacttattacacgtctcatatgaatagttataactttgtaaggccctttacaatctattatttcacatttaaggctatttgggtcgtcctaggtcatttttaggcaaaaatgatgttttcgaacccaactttgaaccaaagaacctaaggaatgttttcaaacttattacacgtctcatatgcatagttataactttgtaaggccctttacaatctattatttcacatttaaggctatttgggtcgtcctaggtcatttttaggcaaaaatgatgttttcgaacccaactttgaaccaaagaacctaaggaatgttttcaaacttattacacgtctcatatgaatagttataactttgtaaggccctttacaatctattatttcacatttaaggctatttgggtcgtcctaggtcatttttaggcaaaaatgatgttttcgaacccaactttgaaccaaagaacctaaggaatgttttcaaacttattacacgtctcatatgcatagttataactttctaaggccttttataatctattatttcacatttaaggctatttgggtcgtcctaggtcatttttaggcaaaaatgatgttttcgaacccaactttgaaccaaagaacctaaggaatgttttcaaacttattacacgtctcatatgcatagttataactttctaagtccctttacaatctattatttcacatttaaggctaattgggtcgtcctaggtcatttttaggcaaaaatgatgttttcgaacccaactttgaaccaaagaacctaaggaatgttttcaaacttattacacgtctcatatgcatagttataactttctaagtccctttacaatctattatttcacatttaaggctatttgggtcgtcctaggtcatttttaggcaaaaatgatgttttcgaacccaactttgaaccaaagaacctaaggaatgttttcaaacttattacacgtctcatatgcatagttataactttctaagtccctttacaatctattatttcacatttaaggctaattgggtcgtcctaggtcatttttaggcaaaaatgatgttttcgaacccaactttgaaccaaagaacctaaggaatgttttcaaacttattacacgtctcatatgcatagttataactttctaagtccctttacaatctattatttcacatttaaggctaattgggtcgtcctaggtcatttttaggcaaaaatgatgttttcgaacccaactttgaactaaagaacctaaggcaaaaatttaggcaaaaatggcattttcatatgcatactttacttacttgtttagtggctccttaatcatcaaatttctcttcttctgttgagaatcaaatatgtagacctcacgtttagacaagcaaagaactaaaagcatccagtgactcctacatacaaacaataaacgtatgtagttagaaaaaaaaaagttaaatttataacaatcaattaaaaacgaagttcaaagtaattttcatacttttcgtagtatggacataagatgaatgtcttagaactaagtgcactcatggacctcgtcatgtacaatagaattcgatctgcatcggactttaacatggtggccgatatcatctccgggcacatgaatccaatgctattggggtgacaatcatcgtgaaaacacaactcactcaaagccctataatatagagtgtaagaacgttaagacaatcataaaaatcaaatttaggggcaaaatatgaatttaggtaactcacgtagcaaaaacttgtattattgatatattgagccatgctcccgagagaagttgatcggtgtcttcaacggtgacactaatttcaaagtccttttccatattgaatgtccttttagtgcaatgtaccttaacatgctccccttcttttaatcccaacatcatagttttcatcacattgcacttaccactcaaattttgcactttataattttcaaggaaataggtttttgatttagtgttggacgcttttgttccacttcccccaaccactatctctttccctttgttccctttccctttaggctctttacttgtaggcttgtttacctgaggtatgattttcaaataacgatatacatattagtgagcatacatggtataatagttctacttcaaattatcatgcatatgttagttacctcctcattcgtaagcgacaccaaatgctttggccactgagtgaaggtaccatgagcttgagcaagtttcttaatatattgagaaggcacggggacgggagcttctttgtacgcgggctcaaaatcatcaacgctcactttcacgttatcggacgtgacgtcgttgtggtgatcaaggagcaactctggacatatggtaccataggcaacaaagactttctccgagcctatgttcaggtatagatggcacgggacaggttccttattatttattttgaacaataaggcaaatacaatgtaacatgttagaaaagttcaatagaattaactagaaacaaagtacttgaaaaacacaaattatcataccgtaatgtcggcaaatggatctaaacccccggaacgacaactactatgaacatttgcgtctatcctcatatggcttggtatttggacaccaagttctttagcaaatgtgataaatttctccatgaccatggcatccatcttggagttcatctcttgtattgtctcatctttgacccttttggtcactcttgcttccatttcctccatctccgcatctccataccgtcgaaagctacgccgctctccggtcccccacacagctttgatgcctactccaccaccaaatgttagtggtctcccttctttagtcttaccaagtgcacgagataagacatcatctcgtgcacttttgggaacaaattccccttcatcttgtttccttttccattcatcctacatgaaatcaaatggttttgagaaaagttcaacacttggtttcatatttaagaacatatatgaaattagaggaatcacaacattacgcaaaattgttaaatgaacttacaatattttctttgaccttttgtgtgccctcatccggcaagtaaggatttcctttctcatctggtaccgatcttgcaagaagccataaacatgtcctactcggcaaacttgaagaaattgtagacgcagaggaaccttcagatgacgaagaaactgagggaatgtacccttttctctgccattcacttgtcatttcagcatatgatttctgtcccatatgatgaggatatatgttgaaagattgactttgtcttgctttctcacttatttcctaattttaggggggtaaaagaaattattacaacaaaataaaacttagattataacaagactttaaataagaataatttttatacctcagcttcttcggaggtacgtatcttcacaaattccttccatatatccttagttatataactatacaaatcatatggcatcttttcatcttttggccTTTTCCTTGTACCCCGGATCCAACCAGTCGTcaatcttgatttgaattccctccaacgcttatcacaactctttaagacaacttctttcttagtttcatctgtgatatgaaattctctctaaatgaaagaaaaagaaaaggaacaagaaagtcttttagcacatgaaaaagacacgtagatatgtacaactgaatttccaaaataaaaccggttaccttgacgtcttcccacaaagtgtcttttattccttgtgaaacatcttcccaggttctgatcaatattgaaacctttgcgcgacttatctcgccaatgtgattcttgtaatccgttgcccatttccctgtgggtcggtccaagtgatcccattcaatttttcttggaaccccgggcatggattttattccttttgtagggcctcttggcttctttttttgcttttggggcacttgatttggtgatttgttagaaggacctgaatttgcgtgttgatcttcatccatgcctgacgctactgcattggaaaatcatcaaaattacataccttcaaaagcatgattttaaaataaaaataaagaactgaccagttctgtgcactgatctgcacagctcagatcagaactatgcagatcagtgcacagaactgatcagttctgtgcactgatctgcatagttctgatctgagctgtgcagatcagtgcacagaactggtcagttctgatcagttctgtacaAATGCTGGGGAATGAATTTGAATATGCAAAATTTTGGTCCACAAACCCACCCAAAAACAGACTGTTCTTTAAAGATTAAGCAACAAAGAAAGCACAACCAAGCTCCTGAAATAACCTTCAGATACTAACAACCAGCAATTAGATGGTACACAGGAACTTAGCAGACACTTAAATCCAAATAAGATGTTTTTTTTCCGGGTTGGGAGGTAGTTTGGGAGTGCAAACATGGATGACATAATATCCAGCTCCATGAGCATAATATAGAGACCAGTTGCATAAGAATTCAAGGAGTATGGAAATTCCCTGAATAAAGAAGTATC
This genomic stretch from Spinacia oleracea cultivar Varoflay chromosome 3, BTI_SOV_V1, whole genome shotgun sequence harbors:
- the LOC130469004 gene encoding uncharacterized protein; translated protein: MDEDQHANSGPSNKSPNQVPQKQKKKPRGPTKGIKSMPGVPRKIEWDHLDRPTGKWATDYKNHIGEISRAKVSILIRTWEDVSQGIKDTLWEDVKREFHITDETKKEVVLKSCDKRWREFKSRLTTGWIRGTRKRPKDEKMPYDLYSYITKDIWKEFVKIRTSEEAEEISEKARQSQSFNIYPHHMGQKSYAEMTSEWQRKGYIPSVSSSSEGSSASTISSSLPSRTCLWLLARSVPDEKGNPYLPDEGTQKVKENIDEWKRKQDEGEFVPKSARDDVLSRALGKTKEGRPLTFGGGVGIKAVWGTGERRSFRRYGDAEMEEMEARVTKRVKDETIQEMNSKMDAMVMEKFITFAKELGVQIPSHMRIDANVHSSCRSGGLDPFADITEPVPCHLYLNIGSEKVFVAYGTICPELLLDHHNDVTSDNVKVSVDDFEPAYKEAPVPVPSQYIKKLAQAHGTFTQWPKHLVSLTNEEVNKPTSKEPKGKGNKGKEIVVGGSGTKASNTKSKTYFLENYKVQNLSGKCNVMKTMMLGLKEGEHVKVHCTKRTFNMEKDFEISVTVEDTDQLLSGAWLNISIIQVFATALSELCFHDDCHPNSIGFMCPEMISATMLKSDADRILLYMTRSMSALSSKTFILCPYYEKSHWMLLVLCLSKREVYIFDSQQKKRNLMIKEPLNNAFRSYKRLGGQSKGTKLTWIPAQCAQQPGSLDCGYYVMRFMYDIIMNHGNSQDLTKDFSRTLPYSAEEINEVKDFWADYFMNNVEFLA